From the Candidatus Zixiibacteriota bacterium genome, one window contains:
- the coxB gene encoding cytochrome c oxidase subunit II, with protein MDTVSFPWLPSAASTTAADVDALFNFILFAGLAFFLIVTAGVIAFVLRHRRRGKAGLTYGKDHSLALEITWTVIPVILIVIVFVWGFKGYMRMNVVPHGALEIKVTAQKWFWTFDHPDGANAVNELVVPVGKPVKLLMSSADVIHSFFVPNFRVKMDVLPNRYTVTWFEATAEGVYPLYCAEYCGKGHSEMLAAVRVVSDSSYQAWLNANSVMGAGLTLEQYGAQLYTTKACVTCHSLDGTAKDGPSFKGRFGTEILLSDGSRLLMDENYMRESILDPRAKMANGFQPVMPTFQGILKDRQIDALIAYIKSLNQK; from the coding sequence GTGGATACCGTTTCATTTCCCTGGCTTCCGTCGGCGGCCTCGACCACCGCGGCTGACGTCGACGCCTTGTTCAATTTCATTCTCTTTGCCGGCCTGGCTTTCTTTCTCATAGTGACCGCGGGTGTGATCGCGTTCGTCCTGCGGCACCGTCGCCGCGGAAAAGCCGGTTTAACCTACGGGAAAGATCATAGCCTGGCGCTTGAGATCACCTGGACCGTGATTCCCGTAATCCTCATCGTCATCGTATTCGTGTGGGGATTCAAGGGTTATATGCGGATGAATGTCGTCCCGCACGGGGCGCTCGAGATAAAAGTCACCGCCCAGAAGTGGTTTTGGACCTTTGATCACCCCGACGGCGCCAACGCAGTCAACGAACTGGTAGTGCCGGTGGGCAAACCGGTCAAGCTGCTGATGTCCTCAGCGGACGTCATTCACAGCTTCTTCGTGCCGAATTTCCGCGTCAAGATGGACGTGCTGCCCAACCGGTATACGGTCACCTGGTTCGAGGCGACCGCCGAGGGTGTCTATCCACTTTACTGTGCCGAATATTGCGGGAAGGGGCACTCGGAGATGCTGGCGGCGGTTAGAGTGGTGAGCGATTCGTCGTACCAGGCCTGGTTGAACGCCAACTCGGTCATGGGCGCCGGGCTGACTCTGGAGCAGTACGGAGCGCAGCTTTATACAACCAAAGCCTGTGTGACTTGCCACAGCCTGGACGGTACGGCCAAGGACGGTCCCAGTTTCAAAGGACGATTCGGCACCGAGATATTATTGAGTGACGGTTCCCGTTTGTTAATGGACGAAAATTACATGCGAGAATCAATTCTTGACCCCCGAGCCAAAATGGCCAATGGATTTCAGCCGGTGATGCCTACCTTCCAGGGGATATTGAAAGACCGCCAGATCGATGCCCTTATCGCCTATATCAAATCGCTAAACCAGAAGTAG
- a CDS encoding SCO family protein: MTRLWTIWLTLVIVGAAGNVFPQVVLENAPDLEKIDVVDHTGGTVPLDLVFRNESGDIVRFAQFFAVDRPVILILGYYRCPMLCNLVFNGMTSGLNQLDWSIGKQFQLVNVTIDGSETPDLAAAKKANYLASLKGEVDPSGWAFLVGDSTQSRALADAVGFKYFYNPERQEWAHPAAAFVLTPEGRISRTLYGIEFSKTDLKLSLLEASQGRLGSPLDKLILYCYHYDPSSRGYTVAAGNLMKLGGAATVTALGIFVGLLWYGERLRRRMTRSVSPIELPKVDIKG, translated from the coding sequence ATGACTCGTTTATGGACTATATGGCTCACTTTAGTAATCGTTGGCGCTGCCGGCAACGTTTTTCCCCAAGTGGTGCTGGAGAATGCGCCCGATCTTGAGAAGATCGACGTAGTCGATCACACCGGCGGCACGGTGCCGCTCGACCTGGTGTTTCGCAACGAGTCGGGGGATATTGTTAGATTCGCTCAGTTCTTCGCGGTGGATCGCCCGGTCATTCTGATTCTCGGGTACTACCGCTGTCCAATGCTCTGCAACCTGGTTTTCAACGGGATGACGAGCGGCCTGAATCAACTTGATTGGTCGATCGGCAAGCAGTTCCAACTGGTAAATGTGACCATCGACGGGAGCGAAACTCCCGATCTGGCCGCAGCCAAGAAAGCCAACTATTTGGCGTCATTGAAGGGCGAGGTCGATCCCTCCGGCTGGGCGTTTCTGGTAGGCGACTCGACTCAATCGCGAGCGCTGGCTGACGCGGTCGGGTTCAAGTACTTCTATAACCCTGAACGACAGGAATGGGCGCATCCAGCGGCGGCGTTCGTACTTACGCCGGAGGGGCGCATCTCCCGCACCCTGTACGGCATCGAGTTCAGTAAGACCGATCTGAAGTTGAGTCTGCTCGAAGCATCCCAGGGCCGGCTCGGCAGCCCGCTAGATAAACTGATCCTGTATTGTTACCACTATGACCCGTCATCGCGCGGGTACACCGTCGCGGCGGGCAACCTTATGAAGCTCGGCGGCGCCGCGACCGTGACGGCGCTGGGTATCTTTGTAGGCCTGCTTTGGTACGGCGAAAGGCTGCGCCGTCGCATGACTCGTTCCGTCTCTCCGATCGAACTCCCCAAGGTTGACATAAAGGGCTGA